One window of the Crassaminicella thermophila genome contains the following:
- a CDS encoding nucleoside recognition domain-containing protein produces the protein MMLDSIKKGFKNGIATTWMLGKVIIPVYVFVTFLKYTPVLDWIAYAFKPLMGVFNLPGEAAIVLVLGNALNLYAAIGAIKAITLTPMQITTLGIMLSFSHSLFVETAVIKKLNVSIGKFIALRVGLALVVGAIVGQVGALL, from the coding sequence ATGATGCTGGATTCTATAAAAAAGGGGTTTAAAAATGGAATAGCAACTACTTGGATGCTTGGAAAAGTGATTATTCCTGTATATGTTTTTGTAACTTTCTTAAAGTATACTCCTGTACTTGATTGGATTGCTTATGCATTTAAACCTCTTATGGGAGTGTTTAATCTTCCTGGAGAAGCAGCTATTGTATTAGTTTTAGGAAATGCCCTTAATTTATATGCAGCAATTGGGGCAATCAAAGCCATAACACTTACACCTATGCAAATAACTACATTAGGCATTATGCTTTCCTTTTCCCATTCTTTGTTTGTTGAAACGGCAGTAATAAAGAAATTAAATGTAAGCATTGGAAAATTCATAGCCCTTAGGGTTGGATTAGCATTGGTTGTAGGTGCTATTGTAGGACAGGTAGGTGCATTGCTATGA
- a CDS encoding nucleoside recognition domain-containing protein, whose protein sequence is MIEILKEGFVGSLKSVYSIAMIVIPLMIILQVAKDYNVLSKIAEYFKFFTRLFSISKESIFPLLVGIIFGISYGAGVIIQSSKEGNLTKKDLLLLVAFLVTCHAVFEDTLIFVVVGANGYILLGLRFMMAIGITYYLSKRINLKDLSVLGNGNIKE, encoded by the coding sequence ATGATAGAAATTTTAAAAGAAGGATTCGTAGGAAGTTTAAAGTCTGTGTATTCAATAGCAATGATTGTGATTCCACTGATGATTATTTTGCAAGTGGCAAAGGATTATAATGTTTTAAGCAAAATAGCGGAATATTTTAAATTTTTCACAAGACTATTTAGTATCTCTAAAGAATCTATTTTTCCATTATTAGTAGGGATTATATTTGGAATATCTTATGGAGCTGGAGTAATCATTCAAAGTTCTAAGGAAGGAAATTTAACAAAGAAAGATTTACTTTTATTAGTAGCTTTTTTAGTTACGTGTCATGCAGTTTTTGAAGATACCTTGATATTTGTTGTTGTTGGTGCTAATGGTTATATTTTATTAGGATTAAGATTTATGATGGCTATAGGTATAACCTATTATCTATCAAAAAGAATCAATTTAAAAGATTTATCTGTATTAGGGAATGGAAATATAAAAGAATAA
- a CDS encoding YfcC family protein, producing the protein MAPVEMELKSEKKKLKKKRFKMPTTASLLMLMILFSSILTYIVPAGEFERVFDEATKRTLVVAGTFTQVDQSPIGFWKILSSIFEGIVHASEIIAFVFVVGGVFGVVIKSGAINAALGKLIKKLSGRENILIILVMSAFAAGGASFGMAEETLPFVALLVATCLALGYDRIVAVSLVCIGVYAGYSAGPINPFNVGIAHGISELPLFSGIGLRTVLMFGGLIIAIHHTLRYAKKVKDNPQKSLVANIKYDKVREEFNVDYELTRKHKVILIVILLTLIGLVFGVLKYGWYLSEISALFMLMGIVVGLIHFDADFNEFTEEFLKGAREMTTAALLIGFSRAILVVLENGKIMDTIVYALSLPLQSLNSILAAWGMYFTQGIINFILPSSTGQAVVVMPIMASLSDIIGVTRQVAVQAYQAGDGYWNMITPTHPVLMASLGIAGIPFSKWFKFAVPLVLKWTIWVMVILAIGVITNWGPF; encoded by the coding sequence ATGGCACCAGTCGAAATGGAATTAAAATCAGAAAAGAAAAAATTAAAGAAGAAAAGATTTAAAATGCCAACGACGGCATCATTATTAATGTTGATGATTTTATTTTCATCAATACTAACTTATATTGTACCAGCAGGCGAGTTTGAGAGAGTATTTGATGAAGCAACAAAAAGGACATTAGTTGTAGCAGGAACATTTACACAGGTAGATCAATCACCTATAGGATTTTGGAAAATTCTTTCATCTATATTTGAAGGAATTGTGCATGCATCAGAGATTATTGCTTTTGTTTTTGTTGTAGGCGGTGTCTTTGGTGTTGTTATTAAAAGTGGTGCTATTAATGCAGCATTAGGAAAGTTAATTAAAAAATTATCTGGAAGAGAAAACATTTTAATTATTCTTGTCATGTCAGCTTTTGCAGCGGGCGGAGCAAGCTTTGGTATGGCAGAGGAAACATTGCCTTTTGTAGCACTTTTAGTTGCTACATGTTTAGCACTAGGATATGACAGAATTGTTGCTGTTTCTTTAGTTTGTATAGGTGTTTATGCAGGATATTCAGCAGGTCCTATTAATCCATTTAATGTGGGGATAGCACATGGCATTTCGGAGCTGCCTTTATTCTCAGGAATTGGATTAAGAACAGTTCTTATGTTTGGAGGACTGATTATTGCCATACATCATACTTTAAGGTATGCCAAAAAAGTAAAAGATAATCCACAAAAAAGTCTTGTTGCTAATATAAAATATGATAAAGTTAGAGAGGAATTTAATGTAGACTATGAACTTACTAGAAAACATAAAGTGATTTTAATAGTGATTTTACTTACTTTAATAGGATTAGTTTTTGGCGTACTTAAATATGGATGGTATTTATCAGAAATATCTGCTTTGTTTATGTTAATGGGAATTGTAGTGGGATTGATTCATTTTGATGCTGATTTTAATGAATTTACAGAAGAATTTTTAAAGGGTGCAAGGGAAATGACAACAGCAGCTTTATTAATTGGTTTTTCTAGAGCTATTTTGGTAGTTTTAGAAAATGGAAAAATAATGGATACGATTGTATATGCCCTTTCATTACCTCTACAAAGCTTAAATAGTATTTTAGCAGCTTGGGGAATGTATTTTACACAGGGGATTATTAATTTTATTTTACCTTCTTCAACAGGGCAGGCAGTTGTTGTAATGCCTATAATGGCATCATTAAGTGATATTATTGGTGTTACACGACAAGTAGCAGTGCAGGCTTATCAAGCAGGAGATGGCTATTGGAATATGATTACTCCAACCCATCCTGTTTTAATGGCTTCATTAGGAATAGCAGGCATTCCGTTTAGTAAATGGTTTAAATTTGCAGTTCCATTGGTATTAAAGTGGACTATATGGGTTATGGTTATTTTGGCTATAGGGGTTATAACAAACTGGGGACCTTTTTAA
- a CDS encoding NAD/NADP octopine/nopaline dehydrogenase family protein yields the protein MNNKNLKWTIIGGGNGGQSVAGHLGLMGFSVKLYDIIPETVEKINEQGGIFLEGIVNGFGKVELATNNIEEALKDTDIIMIIVPSLAHKEIAKMCAPHLVDGQIVFLHPGATFGALAFHKIIEDEDCNANVIIAESNTLIYACRLIEPGRARILGVKDRILVAALPANETDRVVKILNAAYKEVEAAENVMVTSFDNTNPIVHPTTTLLCTGLVESNRDWLFYWDGFTPSIGSFLEELDQERIAVGNALGLNLITCKKQYELEYGVCEDTLEQAVKNTQAYAEIKGQHSLNTRYILEDIPMGLLPLASMGKLLGVPVERMETVIRFCEYFLHKDFSSNGRTVENLGLENMTADEIMEFVKTGKKLKCNNQ from the coding sequence GTGAATAACAAAAACTTAAAATGGACTATTATTGGAGGAGGAAATGGAGGACAATCAGTTGCTGGTCATTTAGGCCTTATGGGGTTTTCTGTAAAACTATATGATATTATCCCAGAAACAGTCGAAAAAATTAATGAACAGGGAGGAATTTTTTTAGAAGGAATTGTTAATGGGTTTGGAAAAGTAGAACTTGCAACCAATAATATAGAAGAAGCTCTTAAAGATACGGATATTATTATGATTATTGTTCCATCTTTAGCACACAAGGAGATAGCAAAGATGTGTGCACCACATTTAGTAGATGGACAAATCGTTTTTCTTCATCCAGGGGCAACTTTTGGAGCATTAGCTTTTCACAAAATTATTGAAGATGAAGATTGCAATGCAAATGTAATTATTGCTGAAAGCAATACGCTTATTTATGCATGTAGATTGATTGAACCAGGAAGGGCAAGGATTTTAGGGGTGAAAGATAGAATATTGGTTGCTGCCTTACCAGCAAATGAAACGGATAGAGTTGTAAAAATATTAAATGCAGCTTATAAAGAAGTAGAAGCAGCTGAAAATGTCATGGTGACAAGTTTTGACAATACGAACCCGATTGTGCATCCCACAACAACACTGCTATGTACGGGATTGGTAGAATCTAATAGAGACTGGTTATTTTACTGGGATGGATTTACACCATCAATAGGAAGCTTTTTAGAAGAGTTAGATCAAGAAAGAATAGCTGTTGGAAATGCACTAGGCCTTAATTTAATTACTTGTAAAAAACAGTACGAACTCGAGTATGGTGTATGTGAAGATACTTTAGAACAAGCAGTAAAAAATACACAGGCATATGCAGAAATTAAGGGGCAACATAGTCTTAATACCCGTTATATTTTAGAGGATATTCCTATGGGATTGCTTCCTTTAGCTTCTATGGGTAAATTATTAGGAGTACCAGTAGAGAGAATGGAAACGGTGATAAGATTTTGTGAATATTTCCTTCATAAAGATTTTTCATCTAATGGACGAACGGTTGAAAATCTCGGATTAGAAAATATGACTGCCGATGAAATTATGGAATTTGTGAAAACGGGAAAAAAGTTAAAGTGTAACAATCAATAA
- a CDS encoding PAS domain-containing protein: MLRLADIEETVKKISDVIASVMNMEIIICDNHLRKIGDSNKNWESECLNITKHSILTKIINAGKHLVIKTRNENKGCMICLHKNKCNLKALIGTPIQYNDTILGSIGILADTEENKKILLEKEKYILDFINKMADLIISKLLEKEATDKLKIMKKRLLSIMDSIDDGIIALDEKGYIIYMNSHIKEFIDLFSMDLRKQNIMDLIPKVYIKEMIQDGRSFRNRELNIRKEEMDLQMIVSGKIIKHKDRSIGSILTFKKMSDIYNVVMMYR; this comes from the coding sequence ATGCTTAGGTTAGCCGACATTGAAGAGACAGTAAAGAAAATTTCAGATGTAATAGCTAGTGTGATGAATATGGAAATCATTATATGTGATAATCATCTTAGAAAAATTGGAGATAGCAATAAAAATTGGGAGTCGGAATGTCTGAATATTACAAAACATTCCATATTGACAAAAATAATAAATGCAGGAAAACATTTAGTTATAAAGACAAGAAATGAAAATAAAGGATGTATGATATGTCTACATAAGAATAAATGCAATCTTAAAGCATTGATAGGGACTCCTATTCAGTATAATGATACTATTTTAGGAAGTATTGGGATTCTTGCTGATACAGAGGAGAATAAAAAAATATTATTAGAAAAAGAAAAATATATTCTTGATTTTATCAATAAAATGGCAGATTTAATTATTAGCAAATTACTAGAAAAAGAAGCGACAGATAAATTAAAAATTATGAAGAAGCGGTTATTATCTATAATGGATTCTATTGATGATGGCATTATTGCTTTAGATGAAAAGGGATATATTATCTATATGAATTCACATATTAAAGAATTTATTGACTTATTTTCTATGGATCTTAGAAAGCAAAACATTATGGATTTAATTCCTAAAGTATATATAAAAGAAATGATTCAAGATGGGAGATCCTTTAGAAACAGAGAATTGAATATACGTAAAGAAGAGATGGATTTGCAAATGATTGTTTCTGGAAAAATTATAAAACATAAAGATAGAAGCATTGGTTCTATTTTAACATTTAAAAAAATGTCTGATATATATAATGTTGTGATGATGTATCGTTAA
- a CDS encoding sigma-54 interaction domain-containing protein, with protein sequence MDQVKDKAKRVANSKSTVLIQGESGTGKELLARAIHNYSDRKNKPFIAINCAAIPDTLLESELFGYEEGAFTGARRGGKLGKFQLANEGTIFLDEIGEMPIHLQTKLLRVLQEKSIEKIGGHKSIPIDVRVIAATNKNLESMVENEEFREDLFYRLNVIPIFIPPLRERKGDVKILLEYFLKVYNAKLSKNIYGFSTEVESVLLNYNWKGNVRELQNVVEYAVNMENSIYIRMDSIPLKIKKLTEEASKDFQITTIRNMERKLIENSLKFYGKSVADKKMAAQALGISIATLYRKMKEYNIQLD encoded by the coding sequence ATGGATCAAGTAAAGGATAAGGCTAAAAGAGTAGCAAATAGCAAATCTACAGTTTTAATACAGGGAGAAAGTGGCACAGGCAAAGAGCTATTAGCGAGAGCAATACATAATTATAGCGATAGAAAAAATAAACCGTTTATTGCCATTAATTGTGCGGCTATACCAGATACTTTACTTGAAAGTGAATTGTTTGGTTATGAGGAGGGAGCATTTACTGGAGCTAGACGTGGAGGGAAATTAGGAAAATTTCAACTTGCTAATGAAGGAACCATTTTTTTAGATGAAATCGGAGAAATGCCAATTCATCTACAAACAAAATTATTAAGAGTTCTACAGGAAAAAAGTATCGAAAAAATAGGAGGACATAAAAGTATACCTATAGATGTAAGAGTGATCGCAGCAACTAATAAAAACTTAGAAAGTATGGTAGAGAATGAAGAATTTAGAGAAGATTTATTTTATCGTTTGAATGTGATTCCCATATTTATTCCTCCTTTAAGAGAAAGAAAAGGAGATGTAAAGATTTTACTTGAATATTTTTTAAAAGTATATAATGCGAAACTTTCTAAAAATATTTACGGATTTTCAACGGAAGTAGAAAGTGTTCTGCTGAATTATAACTGGAAAGGAAATGTAAGAGAATTACAAAATGTTGTTGAGTATGCTGTAAATATGGAAAATAGCATATACATCAGAATGGATAGTATTCCTCTTAAAATAAAGAAATTAACAGAAGAGGCTTCTAAAGATTTTCAGATTACAACAATCCGAAATATGGAAAGGAAACTTATAGAAAATTCACTAAAATTTTATGGAAAAAGTGTTGCAGATAAAAAAATGGCTGCACAAGCTCTTGGTATAAGCATAGCAACATTATATAGAAAAATGAAGGAATATAATATTCAATTAGATTAA
- a CDS encoding ferritin, which yields MISEKLMKELNEQIKFEFFSANLYLAMAAYCASEDLDGFANFFKVQAEEERFHAMKFFDYVVEMDGRVTISALDEPQNEYTSILDVFQKGLEHEKLVTQRIYKLTDLAMEEREHATISFLRWFIDEQVEEESTFNSIIKKLQRIRDNSNALYMLDTELAQRTFTPPAE from the coding sequence ATGATTAGTGAAAAATTAATGAAAGAATTAAATGAACAAATTAAATTTGAATTCTTTTCTGCAAATCTATATTTAGCTATGGCCGCTTATTGTGCTTCAGAAGACTTAGATGGATTTGCAAACTTTTTTAAAGTACAAGCAGAAGAAGAAAGATTTCATGCAATGAAGTTTTTTGATTATGTGGTTGAGATGGATGGAAGAGTAACAATTTCTGCCCTTGATGAACCCCAAAATGAATATACATCTATTTTAGATGTATTTCAAAAAGGTTTAGAGCATGAAAAATTAGTAACACAAAGAATTTATAAGCTGACAGACCTTGCTATGGAAGAAAGAGAACACGCAACCATTAGTTTCTTAAGATGGTTTATTGATGAACAAGTAGAAGAAGAATCAACCTTTAATAGTATCATTAAAAAACTTCAAAGAATCCGTGATAACAGCAATGCCCTTTATATGTTAGATACAGAACTAGCCCAAAGAACATTTACACCACCTGCTGAGTAA